In Synechococcus sp. KORDI-100, a single window of DNA contains:
- a CDS encoding ComEC/Rec2 family competence protein — MLLLLLRGLIWGTQIPVEGDPIQHLNRSSAEPVALIGDLLSDARRFENGCSVLVAVRRIAGRPVRGRTEFSMRPCPERLLQGWRVRATGVLRRPSPGPHRLLPGPAERLARQGSWSQLRVSELQVLQRPWTPVADARRTIADRLQLVAGEERGGLMAALVLGSAQVPLPAELRQAFRLAGLSHALAASGFHLSVLLGACLSLGRLFGRGIRLLLAGGALMLFLTLAGAQPSVVRAVLMGTSALLIRGSGERSRGFGVLLMSLSVMLLIHPAWARSIGFQLSAAATAGLVMSAPALEARLAAALPGALVWLAPALAIPTAALLWTLPLQWLHFGSAPLYGVLANLLATPLLAVLTLASMLLALLSLWTPIGLIQGLAWPVQWLAGILISLVGWISNRHLLTRQPKLAQALTTL, encoded by the coding sequence GTGCTGCTGCTGTTGCTGCGTGGATTGATCTGGGGAACCCAAATCCCGGTGGAGGGGGATCCGATCCAGCATCTGAATCGCTCATCAGCGGAGCCAGTTGCGCTGATCGGCGATCTGTTGAGCGATGCGCGTCGCTTCGAGAACGGTTGCTCTGTGCTGGTTGCAGTCCGGCGCATTGCTGGTCGCCCGGTCCGCGGTCGCACGGAATTCAGCATGCGGCCATGCCCTGAGCGTTTGCTTCAGGGTTGGCGCGTCCGTGCGACGGGGGTCCTGCGACGCCCTTCACCGGGTCCGCATCGATTGTTGCCAGGGCCTGCCGAGCGATTGGCTCGTCAGGGCAGCTGGAGTCAGTTGCGCGTCAGCGAGCTCCAGGTGTTGCAGCGTCCCTGGACGCCAGTTGCGGATGCCCGCCGGACCATCGCTGATCGCCTGCAGCTGGTAGCAGGAGAGGAGCGTGGTGGTCTGATGGCAGCTCTGGTGCTCGGCAGCGCCCAGGTGCCGTTGCCGGCTGAGCTGCGGCAGGCGTTTCGTCTGGCCGGCCTGTCCCATGCGCTGGCGGCCTCCGGCTTCCACCTTTCGGTGCTGTTGGGGGCCTGCCTCAGCCTTGGGCGCCTGTTCGGGAGAGGCATTCGACTTCTCCTGGCAGGGGGGGCATTGATGCTGTTTCTCACGCTGGCGGGTGCCCAGCCCTCGGTGGTTCGCGCCGTTCTGATGGGCACTTCGGCCCTGCTGATCCGCGGGTCTGGTGAGCGCAGCAGAGGCTTCGGCGTACTGTTGATGAGCTTGAGCGTGATGCTGCTGATTCATCCAGCCTGGGCACGGTCGATCGGTTTTCAGCTCAGTGCAGCTGCCACTGCGGGGCTGGTGATGAGTGCCCCGGCTCTTGAGGCACGGCTCGCCGCAGCTCTACCTGGTGCTCTGGTCTGGCTGGCGCCAGCCCTTGCGATTCCTACAGCAGCGCTGTTGTGGACCCTGCCGCTCCAGTGGCTTCATTTCGGCTCCGCTCCTCTTTACGGGGTGCTGGCGAATCTGCTGGCGACACCGTTGCTGGCTGTTCTGACCCTGGCTTCGATGCTGTTGGCCTTGCTGAGTTTGTGGACTCCGATTGGGCTGATCCAGGGGCTTGCCTGGCCGGTGCAATGGCTGGCGGGCATCCTGATCAGCCTTGTGGGGTGGATCAGCAACCGGCATTTGTTGACACGACAACCAAAACTTGCTCAAGCATTGACGACGTTGTGA
- the glyQ gene encoding glycine--tRNA ligase subunit alpha, which produces MHFQDIISSLNRFWADQGCLLLQPYDTEKGAGTMSPHTVLRAIGPEPWAVAYPEPCRRPTDGRYGDNPNRAQHYFQYQVLIKPSPDGIQETYLASLDALGIKAADHDIRFVEDNWESPTLGAWGVGWEVWLDGMEVTQFTYFQQCGGLDCKPVSIEITYGLERLAMYLQDVESIWDLSWNSERSYGDIWLPFEKGQCHFNFEGSDPDRLKQLFAIYEAEAADLIEKQLPAPALDFVLKCSHTFNLLEARGVISVTERTATIGRIRNLARKVAEAWLAEREALGFPLLEGGIIEAAA; this is translated from the coding sequence GTGCATTTCCAGGACATCATCAGTTCGCTCAACCGTTTCTGGGCTGACCAGGGCTGTCTGCTGCTCCAGCCCTACGACACTGAAAAAGGGGCAGGAACCATGAGCCCCCACACGGTGCTTCGGGCCATCGGTCCGGAGCCATGGGCTGTGGCCTATCCAGAACCCTGCCGTCGTCCCACCGATGGCCGCTACGGCGACAACCCCAACCGGGCCCAGCATTACTTCCAGTATCAGGTGCTGATCAAGCCGTCTCCCGATGGAATTCAGGAGACCTATCTGGCATCCCTGGACGCTCTGGGCATCAAGGCCGCCGATCACGACATCCGCTTTGTGGAGGACAACTGGGAATCCCCGACCCTCGGTGCCTGGGGCGTTGGCTGGGAGGTCTGGCTCGATGGCATGGAGGTGACCCAGTTCACCTATTTCCAGCAGTGTGGTGGTCTCGATTGCAAGCCGGTTTCGATTGAGATCACCTACGGCCTGGAGCGTTTGGCGATGTATCTCCAGGATGTGGAGAGCATCTGGGATCTGAGCTGGAACAGTGAACGCAGTTATGGCGATATCTGGTTGCCCTTCGAGAAGGGGCAATGTCATTTCAATTTCGAGGGCTCTGATCCAGATCGTCTCAAGCAGTTGTTCGCCATCTACGAGGCGGAAGCCGCTGACTTGATTGAGAAGCAGCTGCCGGCACCAGCTCTGGATTTCGTTTTGAAGTGCAGTCACACCTTCAACCTTCTCGAAGCCCGCGGGGTGATCTCGGTCACCGAGCGCACCGCCACGATCGGCCGCATTCGCAACCTGGCCCGCAAGGTGGCGGAGGCCTGGTTGGCGGAGCGGGAGGCTCTGGGCTTTCCGTTGCTCGAGGGGGGAATCATCGAAGCAGCTGCCTGA
- the ubiE gene encoding bifunctional demethylmenaquinone methyltransferase/2-methoxy-6-polyprenyl-1,4-benzoquinol methylase UbiE — protein sequence MKPGDPAAVEQLFDEVAPRYDRLNDWLSLGLHRIWKRQLLRWVHPRAGEVWLDLCCGTGDLALQLARTLRPRGRVIALDAAAAPLQQAQRRHRREPWLAVDWLQGDALDTGLSSGCADGAVMAYGLRNLRDPGEGLQEMRRLLRPGARAAVLDFNRLNPELAAGRFQTFYLRNLVVPVAAANGLRDHYAYLEESLRSFPNGQVQECLALDVGFSTARHRVLMAGQMGALLLQA from the coding sequence GTGAAGCCAGGCGATCCCGCTGCCGTTGAGCAGTTGTTTGATGAGGTGGCTCCGCGGTATGACCGTCTGAATGACTGGCTGAGCCTCGGCCTGCATCGAATCTGGAAACGACAGTTGTTGCGATGGGTTCATCCCCGGGCTGGGGAAGTCTGGCTGGATCTCTGCTGCGGGACCGGTGATCTTGCCCTTCAGCTGGCCCGCACGCTCCGTCCGAGGGGTCGGGTGATTGCGTTGGATGCGGCCGCGGCGCCTCTGCAGCAGGCCCAACGTCGCCATCGCAGAGAGCCATGGCTGGCTGTGGACTGGCTGCAGGGTGATGCGTTGGACACTGGACTCAGCAGCGGCTGCGCTGACGGGGCCGTGATGGCCTACGGCCTGCGCAATCTGCGCGATCCCGGAGAGGGGCTTCAGGAGATGCGCCGCCTGCTCAGGCCGGGAGCTCGTGCTGCGGTGCTCGACTTCAATCGCCTTAATCCGGAGCTGGCGGCTGGCCGTTTTCAAACGTTTTACCTGCGCAATCTGGTGGTACCGGTCGCTGCAGCGAATGGCCTGCGGGATCACTACGCCTACCTCGAGGAGAGCTTGCGTTCTTTCCCCAACGGACAGGTGCAGGAATGCCTGGCTCTCGATGTGGGGTTTTCAACAGCACGTCACCGGGTGCTGATGGCTGGTCAGATGGGAGCGCTGCTGCTGCAGGCGTGA
- the hisF gene encoding imidazole glycerol phosphate synthase subunit HisF, with product MVALRLIPCLDVADGRVVKGVNFVGLRDAGDPVELACRYSVAGADELVFLDIAASHEGRATLIEMVRRTAESVTIPFTVGGGIRSVDGMTELLRAGADKISLNSSAVRRPELVAEGADRFGCQCIVVAIDARRNASGRWDVFVKGGRENTGLDAVDWARRVVELGAGEILLTSMDGDGTQAGYDLTLTRAVADAVSVPVIASGGAGCIDHIAAALNHGAEGGHASAALLASLLHDGILTVEEIKTALLAQGLQVRP from the coding sequence ATGGTGGCTCTGCGTTTGATTCCCTGCCTCGATGTCGCCGATGGACGTGTGGTCAAAGGCGTCAATTTCGTGGGTCTTCGTGATGCCGGTGACCCGGTGGAATTGGCCTGTCGCTACAGCGTCGCAGGGGCCGATGAGCTGGTGTTCCTTGACATCGCAGCCAGCCATGAGGGGCGTGCCACGTTGATTGAGATGGTGCGCAGAACCGCGGAATCGGTGACCATTCCGTTCACCGTCGGCGGTGGCATTCGCTCTGTGGATGGCATGACGGAGCTGTTGCGGGCAGGTGCAGACAAGATCAGCCTCAATTCGTCCGCGGTGCGACGCCCCGAACTGGTTGCGGAGGGAGCCGATCGCTTCGGTTGCCAATGCATCGTGGTGGCGATTGATGCCCGTCGGAATGCTTCCGGCCGTTGGGATGTCTTCGTCAAAGGGGGCCGTGAGAACACCGGGCTGGATGCGGTGGACTGGGCTCGGCGGGTTGTGGAACTCGGTGCCGGTGAAATCCTGTTGACCTCCATGGACGGGGACGGGACACAAGCCGGTTATGACCTCACCCTGACCAGGGCTGTGGCCGATGCCGTGTCCGTGCCTGTGATCGCATCAGGCGGGGCGGGTTGCATCGATCACATCGCCGCCGCTCTGAATCACGGTGCTGAGGGGGGGCATGCCTCAGCAGCCTTGCTGGCCTCCCTTCTGCATGACGGGATCCTGACCGTTGAAGAGATCAAGACTGCCTTGCTGGCTCAGGGATTGCAGGTGAGGCCTTAA
- a CDS encoding DUF2862 domain-containing protein, producing MSQAASITIGSKIRVSRVRDRIPQNLVNLLKADPSGTVTDFRTVDGKGIGVVVELSNGSTCWFFEDEIVPA from the coding sequence ATGTCACAGGCTGCATCGATCACGATCGGGTCGAAGATCCGCGTCAGCCGTGTGCGTGATCGGATCCCCCAGAACCTGGTGAACCTGCTCAAGGCGGATCCAAGCGGAACCGTCACCGATTTCCGCACCGTAGATGGCAAAGGGATCGGTGTGGTGGTCGAGCTGAGCAACGGCTCCACCTGCTGGTTCTTTGAGGACGAGATCGTTCCTGCCTGA
- the chlG gene encoding chlorophyll synthase ChlG, whose product MSDARQLLGMKGASGTSNIWKLRLQLMKPVTWIPLIWGVICGAAASGHYQWKLDHLLAAIACMVMSGPLLAGYTQTINDYYDREIDAINEPYRPIPSGAIPLLQVKVQIGVLLIAGLGVAWGLDQWAGHSTPFLLLLALGGSFVSYIYSAPPLKLKQNGWLGNYALGASYIALPWWAGQALFGKLTWSTALLTLAYSLAGLGIAVVNDFKSVEGDRALGLQSLPVVFGIQRASWISAGMIDGFQLAMVAVLIVIGQHFAAVLLVLLVVPQITFQDIWLLRDPVAFDVKYQASAQPFLVLGMLVTALAIGHSPLIQVM is encoded by the coding sequence GTGAGTGACGCCCGCCAGCTCCTCGGAATGAAGGGTGCCTCGGGCACCAGCAACATCTGGAAGCTGCGGCTGCAGCTGATGAAACCGGTCACCTGGATTCCCTTGATCTGGGGTGTGATTTGCGGTGCCGCCGCCAGTGGTCATTACCAGTGGAAGCTCGATCACCTGCTGGCAGCCATCGCCTGCATGGTGATGAGCGGCCCGTTGCTGGCTGGATACACCCAGACGATCAACGACTACTACGACAGGGAGATCGACGCGATCAATGAGCCCTACCGGCCGATTCCCTCCGGAGCGATCCCACTGCTGCAGGTGAAGGTGCAGATCGGGGTGCTGCTGATCGCAGGTCTGGGCGTGGCCTGGGGGCTGGACCAATGGGCGGGCCACAGCACGCCCTTTCTTCTCCTGCTTGCACTGGGGGGATCCTTTGTGAGCTACATCTATTCGGCTCCCCCGCTCAAGCTCAAACAGAACGGCTGGCTGGGCAACTACGCCCTGGGGGCCAGTTACATCGCTCTGCCCTGGTGGGCTGGACAAGCCCTTTTCGGTAAGCTCACCTGGAGCACGGCCCTGCTCACGTTGGCCTACAGCCTGGCCGGCCTTGGGATTGCCGTCGTCAATGATTTCAAGAGCGTAGAGGGTGACCGCGCCCTCGGTCTGCAGTCCTTGCCGGTGGTGTTCGGCATCCAGCGTGCGAGCTGGATCAGTGCCGGAATGATCGACGGGTTTCAGTTGGCCATGGTTGCCGTTCTGATCGTCATCGGTCAACATTTCGCGGCGGTTCTGTTGGTGTTGCTGGTTGTGCCTCAGATCACCTTCCAGGACATCTGGCTGCTGCGCGATCCCGTTGCCTTCGACGTGAAATATCAGGCCAGTGCCCAGCCTTTTCTCGTTCTGGGCATGTTGGTGACTGCCTTGGCCATCGGCCACAGCCCTTTGATTCAGGTGATGTGA